The window ATGGAAGAGCGACCATGGCTTCGTGGATCCAGGATAATTGTCCGATTGGTTTTTGAGAAATGTTCAAGCTGCTCGGAAAACACCTCGGTTGTAAACGTAAATCCCGGGATAAACACAATCGGTTCCCCGCTTCCATTATCCTGGACAAACAATTCAACACCAGGTTCTACTTCAATATACTTGCCATATCGAGAAGTCATTTCTCCTATCCCTCCACCCAATTATCTTTTCTCACTATGGATATTTCTATAAAGGTTCAGTTAATACCTTCCACTGGAAAAAACAAACCCTTTGAAAAAAAGTAATATAGTAGTAGTATTTTAAAAGACCGTTTTTAAGCAGACTCATATATTAACCGCCCTTACTGTCCTTACTGTCCACCTAGTGCGGACAAAACTAGGCTTTTGTCCACAACAAGGGTCAGACCCCTGTAAGTTATTACCTATGATGAATATCATTGTAATCTATCGAAATTTTCAATATAATGAATAAAAATTATTGTCGCCGTAAATCGGCAAGGTTCTACAGCTAGAAAACAGAAAAACACTGCGGTGTATTGCACCAGCAATCAGGAGGAAGGTATGAGAAATCTAGTCAAGAAGTGGAATGACATTAGTCTCGTCAAGCAAATCATTATTGGTCTTGCCGTTGGTATTCTTCTCGCCATAACAATACCAAAAGCCGCCCAGCCAGTAGCGCTGTTCGGTACCCTATTTGTCGGTGCGTTAAAAGCTGTTGCACCGATACTTGTGCTTTTCCTGGTCATGGGAGCCATTGCCCAGCATAAGAGCGGCAAGAAAACAAATATGAAATCCATTATTGTCCTGTACGCTTTGGGAACATTTTTGGCTGGCCTTATCGCGGTAGTCGTAAGCTTCATCTTCCCTGTTAGCATCACACTCGTTACCGGCTCCCAGGAGTTGCAGGCACCCGGCGGCGTTGCGGAAGTCCTTAAGTCTTTGCTGCTGAATGTAGTGGATAACCCGGTTAATGCACTTATCAAAGCAAATTACATCGGCATTCTCGCCTGGGCTATCGTCCTTGGCTTCGCTTTAAAAAACGCAAAAGATACAACCAAATCATTGATTTCCAACTTTTCAGATGCCATTTCAAAAGTGGTAACCTGGGTCATTAAGTTTGCTCCGCTTGGCATTATGGGTCTTGTTTTTGAATCTATAACAACAAACGGTCTGAAATCGCTTCTCAGCTATGGTCAATTGATCACGATTCTCCTTGGCTGCATGTTTTTTGTGGCATTGGTCGTCAACCCGATCATCGTGTTCGCAGCAACCCGCCAGAATCCGTATCCGCTCGTTCTACAATGCTTGAGAGAAAGCGGCATTACTGCCTTCTTTACACGAAGCTCGGCAGCAAACATTCCGGTAAACCTTAAGCTTTGTGAAAAACTGGGCTTGAACAAAGATACGTATTCCGTGTCGATTCCACTGGGCGCCACCATCAACATGGCTGGTGCAGCGGTAACAATTTCAGTTTTGACCCTTGCAGCGGTCCATACATTAGATATCCCGGTCGATATTCCGACAGCAGTCCTGCTGAGCGTCTTGTCGGCTGTCTGTGCCGCAGGAGCATCCGGAGTTGCCGGCGGATCGCTGCTCTTAATTCCGCTAGCCTGCAGCCTGTTCGGTATTCCTAACGAAATAGCCATGCAGGTCGTTGGCGTCGGTTTTATCATCGGTGTGATTCAGGATTCTGTAGAAACAGCCCTCAATTCATCGACTGACGTCCTCTTCACGGCTGCCGCAGAGCACAGGGAGCGCAGGCTCGAAGGCACGCACCTAAAAGTAAAAAAAGCAATATAGAATTCTAAGGGCCCTCAATCATCACGATTGAGGGCTTTTTTCACTCAACTTAACACCTTTAAAAAAAGCCTCAGATTTCCTTCCAACTAAAATAAAACTCCCCTACAACAACTTCATGCTAACCTTACTATTACTTTTTTATGACAAAGGCTTATTTTACGAAAAGAAGGGAAAGAGATGGACGAACGAGGGTTTAAGTTAAACCTTGCAAACGTAACCAGATTAAATCCCGGCCAACTCAATGAGAAATTAATAGACCTTGACCTTGCATTAAAGTACATCAACCCTCATAACATTTATTTCAAGGAACGTTAAGCTTCCTCTCATCCTCTGGCTAGTTTAGAAAAAAGAAAGGGTGTGGCAGGAGTGTCCATTCTTAGAGAAAAGGTTGAAGCCAAACGCAACCACTATTTTAAGCTTTTGAAGAAATCAGGACTGATTCAACATGGAACAGAAAACGAGTACACACTTACAGAAGTACTCGAAGTATATAAAAAGTGGAAAGGCCGCCGCTAATTGCTGAAAACCAGTTATTCAAAAACTGTTCTCCGTCTTCCCATCCCCAAAATAAAAAGCTCGTAGACCATATTCGCCTACCGAGCTTAATTACCTGTTCACGCATATCGCCTTTCCCGAAAAACAACAATTCTCTGCAACAGATAATTCAATACTGTATATAATCCGGTACTGAATAATACCTTTCCATTTGTGACAACAATTTCTGAAAAATAATCCCCAGCAACCCATTCAATTACCATGCTGCCCAGCTGATATGAAACAACATAGCAGAACAAAATGACACAAACAAACCGGACCACACTCCATAAACCAGCTTCTTTGCTCCTGAATGTAAAATTCCGGTTCAAAACAAAGCTGACTCCCGCCCCAACCGTATTCCCAATGAACGTCGAAACCCAGTAGGATAATCCGGCTCCGTGCAAAAGCAGGAACATAATCGATAACCCGACCAGTGTATTGATCACTCCAACGACTAAGAAACGAATAAACTCGAATTTCATCGCCGGCCCATAGTCATCAATTTTTTCGCTGGAAGTTCCCTGTCTGAAAATGTATCAATTTCAACGGCATATTTCGGCCTGCCTTTAACCTCGTGATAAATTTTACCGATATACTCTCCGATGATACCAATCCCCAGAAGCTGCAGGCCTCCGACAAACCAAATTGACAAAATCAGCGATGCCCAGCCAGATTCAGTATTTCCCATCCATTCCTGGACTAGCGCATAGCCCCCCGCAACCGAACTGAGAATAACTGAAAGGAAACCGAGCAGCGTCACGAGCCGTATTGGCGCAATACTAAACGACGTAATCCCTTCCATTGCGAAGGCGAGCATTTTTTTCAACGGATACTTGGATTCCCCAGCAAAGCGCTCCTTCCTGTCATAATAGACAACAGTCGATTTAAATCCGACCAACGGTACCAGCCCGCGCAAAAACACATTTGCTTCCTTGTATTTGAAAAGCTCATCGAGTGCCCGCCTGCTCATCAATCGGAAGTCGGCGTGATTCGGAACAAGCTTGATGCCGATTTTCTCCATAAACCGGTAGAAGCCCAGGGCAGTCGTCCTTTTGAAAAATGTATCCGTATCACGTTTATCTCTGACTCCATATACGATGTCATAGCCTTCGCGGAACCTCTCAACAAATTTCCTGATTACATTCACATCGTCCTGAAGGTCCGCATCGATAGAAACAACACAGTCAGATAACTTATTGGCTGTCTCCAGCCCGGCAATCAAAGCCTTCTGGTGGCCGACATTTCTGGCCAGCTTTAACCCAGTCACACAATGGTTGCTTCTGCTTTCTTCTTCAATCAATTCCCAAGTCCGGTCCCGGCTGCCGTCATCAACGAACATCACTTTGCTGTCCGCCGAAATCAGTGAATCCTTAATCATTCCTCTTAAAACCCCAGTCAGTTGGGATGTCGTTTCCTTTAAAACTTCTTCCTCGTTATAGCATGGCACAACGATTGTTAAAATTGGCTTATTCACCAGGAACCACTCCTTCAGATACGTGATAAAGATAAATCCTCCATGCCGATGCCTTGTTGTCGAATACTTTTTCAAGCTTCATACCGTTCTCTTCTGGATTCTTGACCGGGACTGCCGAGAAAATGTATTCCCCGCCCAATTCCTTAAATACTTTAGTATTCAATTCAAGATTCTCTATTTCTTTTTTTGATGTCTTTTTAAATTCATAGTGTTTCCCAAGCTCCGCGACAAAGATATAACACCTGCCGCCCCACGTATCGAAGTAATCCTCAATGGTAGCGTTTTTCTCAAGCTCCTTCGAAATAATTTCACGGAACCGGTGCTTGTATTCGAGCGAATAAAAATTATTATACGTATCCAGCGTATAAAATCCGTTGTACTGGGCGATTGCAGGATGGATACCGATGCTTGCGACCCGGTATGATTCCTGCGATTTCCCAATAAAATCACGGATATCCTCAAACTGATCCACAGCATAAAACTGTTTGAATGAAGGCCTGTGTCCGTACTCGATCTCGCCATTATTGTAAAAAACAACGGCAATCTGCAGAGCCAGCGCAACTCCTGCGGCTTTTTTCAATAGACCGCCCTTTTGCCACAAAATATACGCGCCTACCGCAAACATCATATAAATAATCAGCGGGCGGAGGAAATGAAACCGTGAAAAATTAAAGGTTTTCAACAACGATATCTCTTCCTTAATTGGATGCCAGCCTTTGTAAAACCAAAACGAGTACCAGATGGACAAGACAATGTTAAGCACAAACAAATATATAAACCGTTTTTCGTTTACACCATGAGTTCTTCTTGCTGCTATCCATATCAGCACCAGGAACGACAGCGGTACAATTACGTAAGTATGAAGCGTCAGTACATGGTTGTGGCCAAAGAAATAATTTTTCCCAATTAACATGATTGTTTGCCATAGCGTGTTATCTGTATAATCAAATTCATTCCGGCTTGTCGGTTCTTCCGGAAGCACCAATGAAAGAACAAGCCGGTATTCAACGAGCAAATACATGAATGTCATAAACGCAATGCTTGCAAAAAAGGTCCAGTTCCAGCTTTTCTTAAACACCACATCCCTTAGCCACAACAACCCCATCGCAGCCAGGAAAAAGAAAAACCCGAGCACAAAGCTGGAATACAGTGGAAGCAAGAAAAGCGTCAGCCACTCCTTCCAGGAATGCCTGCCATCCCTAATATTGAGGAAAGCCCATAATGCAAGCGGCATACCAAGTGTACTCAACATCCCCGACGGCCAGAACGGAGTCAGCGCGAAAGCAAGTGAAACCCAAACACTGATTGGAAATGCATTCCTATCCTTTATAAAATGCCTGCTTAGCAGTAAATACATCCCAATAAATGCTGCTATTCGTGTTATCGCCTGGCTAAGGGCATATGCTAGCATCGACGGAAACAGGTGATGCAGCCATTGAATACCACTAAACTCAGTCCCATATGTATTCCGCGGCAAGCCATTGATGATTTGTGGAATCACCGCATCAGTTGCGCCGAACAGCTCCCCGCTTTCGCGTAATACCTTATACCAGCTAATATTTGAATCGAGGTTGTCATGAATCCGCATATGCGCGTCCTCACCGAGCACAAACAGCGGCGACAAATACAATGCCAGCAATATCCCGGCAACCCATAAATGAACCTTTTCTTTTTTTAAAATTGCCCCCAGTATCATCATGTAAAAATCACACAATCTTTCTTCATTTGAAATCCCCAACCCCTGTTCTTTCTCTTTGTATAACCATCCTATCTAGTAATAATGAATTTTCCTCTAGCAAAAACCTTAAGAAATTATGAAGATTTCCAAATTCTTCTTTCCCATATTATACCTTTATTAAGTGACTTTCAAGTGACTATAGAGTGACAGTTTATTCACTTAACATTAGAGAATGAGAACAAATTGTGCCTTGTGTTGGCTTGCCAAAACACTTCAAGCAAATAAGCTCCATAAAAAAAGCCTCCACTTGCCGAAATAGCAAAGGAAAGCTTTTATTCTAAAACTAATAATCTATATCAATTAAATTGAGCTCCCGATTATCAAACAGAAGCCGCTCTCTTTTTGCTTTCCAATAATTCTTCAAGCAGTCCCCTCCACACCCGGAAATATTTCTATTATAACTAATCGCCATGAACACTATTGGAAAAAGCAATGCAAGAGACGTAAAACAAAAATAGCCAGACTGCCTGCAAGTTTTCCCTGGCTGTCTGGCTATACCCTATCCTCTGCTGCGTTCCCGGCGGTTTTGCTTCCGTTCCCTCAGAATCGTCGGGATCTCAAGAATTTCCTCATTATATTGATACTTTAAAATATTATTCCTGATATAATCATCGATTGCCACCTGAATCATGACTTCTTGATTAACTTTGCTAATCCCCTGCAGCTTTGGATCGTCGAACATACCTTCATACTTTTTCCGGAGAGTTCTCTTCAACAGCCCTAGCTCAATGGTTCCCATTTCAACACCTCCCGTTCGCCTTTTCCATAGAGGATTGTTTATACCGTCCTTTTAAAATAACTTTATATTTCAACTATACAATGTTTCTATCACTACTAATATTGGGAAAATTTTTGGTTGTCCCTAGAGCGGTGTTGGGAACTAGGGTATCCCTGAAGGAGGAGAATATATTCTTCAAACATAAGATTTTGTTCACCTGCAACACCAGGAAATCGCCTAAAATGGTGAAGGTTTTCGATCACCTTTGGGGCAAGGCTTGCCTTCTAGAGGATGTACGCTCCAAGGACCTGAAATAGGATGAGCATGCTTTAAAACACTATTTTAAAGAACAGCTGACCATGCTGAAACTGAAGGGAGAAACAAGAGAATATCGAACATAATAGAGTAACTGAGACATTCCTATTGCAATAAAACAATAATTGTAGTAGTTTTATAAATAGTTTAATAATTTAGTCTTATCAAGAGAGGTTGAGGGACATGGCCCTGCGACACCTCAGCAACCATCAGATGGCTTGTCTTCTGAAAAGGTGCTAATTCCAGCAAGTTAGCTGCTAACTTGGTAGATAAGAAGGATGGCTGACGCTGTGAGATTTTAGTCTTCTTCTTGTTATATAGAGGAAGGCTTTTTTGTATTTACAGACGTGTTTTGCCACCTTAAAGGAGACGGAGACAATGACTTTTTTGGAAAAATTGCAAACTCAAATCCTTATCGCCGACGGGGCGATGGGTACGCTGCTTTACTCATATGGAAGTGACAGCTGTTTTGAAGAATTGAATCTGTCCCACCCAAGCCAAATCCAAACGATTCATAAAGCCTATATTGATGCAGGCGCTGATGTTATCCAGACGAATACGTATGCAGCTAATTATCTGAAGCTGCAGCGTTATGGCCTTGAAGATTCAGTAAAGGAAATCAACAGTGCCGCTGTCAGGAATGCAAAAAAAGCTGCGCAGGAAGGCATCTATGTGCTCGGCACAATGGGCGGCAACCGGGGGGTGAAGCCCCAATCTATAGCAATAGAGGAAATCAAACGCAGTTTCCGGGAACAGCTTTACTGCCTGCTTCTTGAGGGTGTCGACGGTCTGCTTTTAGAAACATTTTACGACCTTGAGGAATTGGAAACCGTCCTGGCTATTGCCAGAAAGGAAACAACACTGCCTATCATTGCGCAGGTGTCGCTTCAGGAAACCGGTATTCTTCAGGACCGGACCCCTGTTAACGAAGCGATGAAAAGGCTCGACGACCTTGGCGCTGATGTGGTGGGACTTAACTGCCGCCTGGGGCCGCACCATATGCTTGAAACGCTTGAACAAATTGAACTCCCTTCCGGCGCTTTCCTGTCTGCTTATCCGAATGCGAGCTTGCCTGCGTATACGGATGGAAAGTTTCACTATGAGGGAGATGCCGACTACTTCAGAAATTCAGCGAGGCAGTTCCGAAAAGAAGGTGTCCGCCTGATCGGCGGCTGCTGCGGGACAACGCCTGAGCATATCCGTGCTTTCGCCGCAGAATTGAAAGCTGCCGTACCAATTACAGAAAAGACTAGCGTGAAGGCGGGTGCCATTGTTATTGAACCGAGGCAAACTGTACGTGACTCTCCCCCGCTTCACGATATTGTAAAAGAACGTCCTTCAGTCATTGTCGAGCTCGACCCGCCACGAAAACTTGATACGACCAAGTTCTTTGAAGGCGCAAAAGCACTTAAAAAGGCAGGAATTGACGCAATCACCCTGGCAGACAATTCACTTGCCTCGGTAAGGATCTCGAATGAGTCCCTTGGCTATTTGGTCAAACAGGAGCTGTCCATGAGGCCGCTCATCCATATTGCCTGCCGTGACCGCAATATTATTGGCTTGCAATCACACTTGATGGGATTACACACGCTTGGGCTTCATGATGTCCTGGCGATTACCGGTGATCCGGCTAGGGTTGGCGACTTCCCTGGGGCTTCGTCTGTATATGATGTGTCATCCTTTGAATTGATTCAAATGATCAAACAGCTCAATGAGGGACTATCGTATTCCGGAAAAGATCTTGGCCAAAAAACAGCCTTCAGCATCGGCGCGGCCTTTAACCCAAATGTCCGATCTCTCGAAAAGGCAGTTAACCGCCTTGAAAAGAAAATTGAGCACGGAGCTGATTATTTCATCTCCCAGCCTGTCTTTTCCGAGGAAAAGCTTATCGAAGTCCACGAGCATACTAAGCATCTGGATAGTCCTATCTATATCGGTTTAATGCCGTTGTTGAACAGCAAAAACACCGAATTCCTTCATAACGAAGTACCAGGAATTAAAATATCGCAAGAAATCCGCGACAGGATGGCAGAACTGACTGATAACCCGGACCAGGCTGCCAAGGAAGGTTTGGCCATAACAAAATCATTAATAGATGCCGCACTCGAGCTTTTTAATGGAATCTATTTGATTACGCCTTTCCTTCGTTATGAACTGACTGCCGAACTTGCAAACTATGCCAACAAACGAGCGAATGAAAAGAGGGGTACCATCTATGCCAGCACACACATTCACTGAACAGCTTAAGAAAAGGATTTTAGTCATGGACGGAGCCATGGGAACAATGCTGCAGAGGGCCGATTTGACGGCTGCCGATTTTGGCGGAGAAGAACTCGAAGGCTGCAACGAAAACCTGAATTTGACTGCCCCTGCCGTTATTGCCAGCATCCACCGGGAATACCTTGAGGCAGGCTCCGATATCATCGAGACGAACAGCTTCGGCGGAACCCGGATTGTCCTTGATGAATATGGCCTTGGATTCAAGGCATACGAAATTAATAAAGCCGCTGCCAAAATTGCCAAAGCTGAGGCGGATTCTTTTTCAACACCAGAACGTCCCCGCTTTGTTGCCGGCTCAATGGGGCCGACGACGAAAACGCTAAGCGTCACGGGCGGAGTCAGCTTTGAAAGGCTTTCCGAAGACTATGAGGAACAAGCGCTGGGACTGATTGACGGCGGTGCGGACCTGCTTTTGCTTGAAACTAGCCAGGACCTGTTAAATGTAAAAGCCGGCTTTATCGGGATTCAGAACGCTTTTTCAAAAACAGGCAAGGTCCTGCCTTTGATGATTTCGGGCACCATCGAACCAATGGGCACAACACTTGCGGGCCAATCAATCGAGGCATTTTATATTTCAGTCCAGCATATGAATCCTGTCGCTGTCGGGCTGAATTGCGCAACCGGTCCGGAATTCATGCAGGAGCACA is drawn from Bacillus sp. FJAT-18017 and contains these coding sequences:
- a CDS encoding GtrA family protein, translated to MKFEFIRFLVVGVINTLVGLSIMFLLLHGAGLSYWVSTFIGNTVGAGVSFVLNRNFTFRSKEAGLWSVVRFVCVILFCYVVSYQLGSMVIEWVAGDYFSEIVVTNGKVLFSTGLYTVLNYLLQRIVVFRERRYA
- a CDS encoding bifunctional homocysteine S-methyltransferase/methylenetetrahydrofolate reductase, whose translation is MTFLEKLQTQILIADGAMGTLLYSYGSDSCFEELNLSHPSQIQTIHKAYIDAGADVIQTNTYAANYLKLQRYGLEDSVKEINSAAVRNAKKAAQEGIYVLGTMGGNRGVKPQSIAIEEIKRSFREQLYCLLLEGVDGLLLETFYDLEELETVLAIARKETTLPIIAQVSLQETGILQDRTPVNEAMKRLDDLGADVVGLNCRLGPHHMLETLEQIELPSGAFLSAYPNASLPAYTDGKFHYEGDADYFRNSARQFRKEGVRLIGGCCGTTPEHIRAFAAELKAAVPITEKTSVKAGAIVIEPRQTVRDSPPLHDIVKERPSVIVELDPPRKLDTTKFFEGAKALKKAGIDAITLADNSLASVRISNESLGYLVKQELSMRPLIHIACRDRNIIGLQSHLMGLHTLGLHDVLAITGDPARVGDFPGASSVYDVSSFELIQMIKQLNEGLSYSGKDLGQKTAFSIGAAFNPNVRSLEKAVNRLEKKIEHGADYFISQPVFSEEKLIEVHEHTKHLDSPIYIGLMPLLNSKNTEFLHNEVPGIKISQEIRDRMAELTDNPDQAAKEGLAITKSLIDAALELFNGIYLITPFLRYELTAELANYANKRANEKRGTIYASTHIH
- a CDS encoding glycosyltransferase family 2 protein, producing MNKPILTIVVPCYNEEEVLKETTSQLTGVLRGMIKDSLISADSKVMFVDDGSRDRTWELIEEESRSNHCVTGLKLARNVGHQKALIAGLETANKLSDCVVSIDADLQDDVNVIRKFVERFREGYDIVYGVRDKRDTDTFFKRTTALGFYRFMEKIGIKLVPNHADFRLMSRRALDELFKYKEANVFLRGLVPLVGFKSTVVYYDRKERFAGESKYPLKKMLAFAMEGITSFSIAPIRLVTLLGFLSVILSSVAGGYALVQEWMGNTESGWASLILSIWFVGGLQLLGIGIIGEYIGKIYHEVKGRPKYAVEIDTFSDRELPAKKLMTMGRR
- a CDS encoding DUF6044 family protein; the protein is MILGAILKKEKVHLWVAGILLALYLSPLFVLGEDAHMRIHDNLDSNISWYKVLRESGELFGATDAVIPQIINGLPRNTYGTEFSGIQWLHHLFPSMLAYALSQAITRIAAFIGMYLLLSRHFIKDRNAFPISVWVSLAFALTPFWPSGMLSTLGMPLALWAFLNIRDGRHSWKEWLTLFLLPLYSSFVLGFFFFLAAMGLLWLRDVVFKKSWNWTFFASIAFMTFMYLLVEYRLVLSLVLPEEPTSRNEFDYTDNTLWQTIMLIGKNYFFGHNHVLTLHTYVIVPLSFLVLIWIAARRTHGVNEKRFIYLFVLNIVLSIWYSFWFYKGWHPIKEEISLLKTFNFSRFHFLRPLIIYMMFAVGAYILWQKGGLLKKAAGVALALQIAVVFYNNGEIEYGHRPSFKQFYAVDQFEDIRDFIGKSQESYRVASIGIHPAIAQYNGFYTLDTYNNFYSLEYKHRFREIISKELEKNATIEDYFDTWGGRCYIFVAELGKHYEFKKTSKKEIENLELNTKVFKELGGEYIFSAVPVKNPEENGMKLEKVFDNKASAWRIYLYHVSEGVVPGE
- the sstT gene encoding serine/threonine transporter SstT, producing MRNLVKKWNDISLVKQIIIGLAVGILLAITIPKAAQPVALFGTLFVGALKAVAPILVLFLVMGAIAQHKSGKKTNMKSIIVLYALGTFLAGLIAVVVSFIFPVSITLVTGSQELQAPGGVAEVLKSLLLNVVDNPVNALIKANYIGILAWAIVLGFALKNAKDTTKSLISNFSDAISKVVTWVIKFAPLGIMGLVFESITTNGLKSLLSYGQLITILLGCMFFVALVVNPIIVFAATRQNPYPLVLQCLRESGITAFFTRSSAANIPVNLKLCEKLGLNKDTYSVSIPLGATINMAGAAVTISVLTLAAVHTLDIPVDIPTAVLLSVLSAVCAAGASGVAGGSLLLIPLACSLFGIPNEIAMQVVGVGFIIGVIQDSVETALNSSTDVLFTAAAEHRERRLEGTHLKVKKAI